Sequence from the Acropora muricata isolate sample 2 chromosome 10, ASM3666990v1, whole genome shotgun sequence genome:
AAGTTCCTTTGCTGACAATCTAAAGACTTCAGTTCTATTACGTGCTTTCTTTACATGTATCTACAAGTACATGGAAAATTTAGAATATGTCTGCTGACTGTCTTTGGTAAATATTGTTGTAAAGGCAAAGTGAAGGTCTAACATCATCTTGCAATTGAATCCTGCATCCGGCATTCCGCTGCTAATTTTGATCCCATCCCACTATCCTTCCGCAACGAGCATTTCTGTCCCAATCCCTGCTAGCCCACGTTGCTCCAGCACACCGGCATATTTCAACTAGCTATTGTAGACTACTTAAATGGCTTAGTCGTGCTGAACACTCTTGAAGACAATGACTACTAGGCAGCTGGCTTAtctaagaaaaaaatcaaagtcATTCCTTCATGTCCTTCATGTATTTTTAGGTTCAATATGTGACTCTCTGTCTCGCTCGTAACTGTCCAATCCCGTATTGCACCTTCAAAATGGAATTTATCCCAGTGTCGCCGTTGGATTTTCATTCCGCATCTTgccttaaaaacaaatttcttaTCCCACATCCCATCTCGATTTTCAGGGAGCTCTTACACGGCCGGAACTTTTGGCCGCTGTTTTCCGGTCAAAACTACTCCGGCAGAAATCGTTCTTTCTAACTCTCACTCAAGTCGAAAACTTTGCCTTCAAGTTTAGGACCAAGACATCAACCAGTTATATGCAAGAAGAGTAATTCACAGTTCATATAAATGATTTTTGGTTTGACCTCAAAGATGGCTAggagaactttgaaaaattgaggcaaaatgtttcaaaatgcaatccatctccatccttgTCATCTGAAACATCAGAGGGCAGTAAGCAATCTCAGTGCAGTTATTTAGTCCTCAAGAAACACTCTTCACCACTATTTTTGTTTGCATTGGTGTGAAGACGTATCTTAGCATTCTCAAGTTGGGCAAAAAATAGCGTGACAGAGTCCCAGTAAGCCTCGTGCTGCATCCTGCCCAAACCTCTGTGGGACccgcaaaataattattaaaatacaaagaaagcaaactttcaaaacttttcaACCAATGCAACCAAGATCAAGAGGGTGTTTATTATAGTAATTTAGAATAAAAAACTCCTCTTGTCAATCGATCACAGTGCGTTACTCGTGGTTCTTGAGCCATTTATTTCCTCTCCATTCAGAATAACGGCAACCGTTGTAAAATCAGATCGGCGCAGTCTGTAAATTTTAGTAAACACTGCGACACGTCTCTTTATTCCAGCCAGCGATGAAATATGTGCCCAAAcacataaaatttattttatgtaaattttatGTGCTCTATTTCACGATCACTTTGGACCATGAAATCTCATGGAACCTTCATCATCATGATATTGATTATTGTTTTGGATTTCTCCAATGTAGCCTCCAAATCGATCTTTGAAAGACGGTCAATCTACTCTCCTTAATTTTATCTCAGAAAAACAGCTCACCTCCAAATAACAGCAGCCTAACCGCAGTTTCGTCTGATCTTAACCTCGCTGGCACTTCAATTACGAACACAAATACAAGAAATCCGCCCAACCAAGTTACACATGGGAAGGTGATGATGACTTCAACTTAATGGATAAGTCATTGTGGGCCATACCATTGTGGTGTAGAAGTCAAATTGAGTGAGCGCTCTGTGTTCTACTACGACTTATAACTGTGATAGTAGCTGGCtctcaactgaagatatgatcctcgcacttgctggacaatttaagcaactgtctcgtgaacctgaaaaattcatgttgggctcatgttttcccgtgaaaggaatgtagtatgaaagaagtgttatgtgaagtgcggtgtttgaaatcaactgaagatatggcTCTCGTTGCATAAAATGACTATGCTGAAATATTATTCCCAAGTAGTTTCTAGaagcgcttaccatttgtcagaacgaATTTAGAAGTTACAAACTATAGTCAGAACTGGTCGGCCAAATCATGCTCGTCCGAAAGTGCAACCGAATTGTGCAGTGCAGCCAAACAGCCGAACCccgggttggggggggggggggcaaaacTATATGGGCTGTATAGGGATGTACGGCCCCAACGGATATggtttttcagccgttttggtcataaattTGGCATCGATTTTGCCGCGATTTTGCTATTTTGCTATTTTGCCGCCATACATAACATATTTAAAGAGCaggttttcacggcaagcggagcACAGTTTTAAGAATTACCTTTCGgacccgataagttaccgggtctttcgagaaacgccCCCTGGCCAGTTTGGAGAAATGTTATAAGCACCTCGAGTCTTCCTAGTAGTTCATTGGTAATTAATTATTCCTGACTTTTTTCcgtgttttcgttttcttctttaGAACGTCATAATTGACATGCGAGCCATGCTCAATAACGCCATCAAGGGAGACTACAACGCGGAAAACGACCCATCGGTGAGAAGAGCTGTGAAAACCACGTTAGGTTCAAACAGACATGTCCCGGATTAAACGCAATTTAAAGCATGTCGACTTTAGTAAGCGTCACGAAATGTCCACTCAGCCTTCTCGTTCAGTTGACCATCACTTTTTGCGAGAAATACAGTggataaaggtcataaagtgtcctcctattAATACTTTTCGAGATTAACATAAACAAGGAGAAACAGTAACCGTTATCCTAAGCTAACAATGAGCCGAACACGAACGCTAAAAGTTACAAGCAGGTTGTTTACGCTTAGACTTAGACGGGACTTTTAGTGACGCTCATTCGACCTTGTTTCCAGCGCTTTTCTCCGCCAAGGAAAAGGCGGGCGGTCTTCTCcacggcggagaaaagccctgggaacgaggttgtgacGCTCATTAACATTGAGTATGCATCCACTAATATGCATTTCTGGACTTGAATGGGTTAAATGTACCAGAGTGGTTCACGACAGTGCGGATGATAGTTGTCAAAATATGACTGCGAATTTGACGTCTGAAACAAAGGGTCTTTGAATAATGCCTCCTACTCGATTTTCTCTCACGCAGGAAAAACTTTTGAAGCCTCTGGGAGGGTTTGCAGGGCTCACCGGTGAATGGAGGGATTTAGCAGCTGTGATCAGCAGGGTATGCGCATTTTATCTTTCTCCATTTAGTTGAAAAACCACGacagtttctttttcttaccAGGATATCCTTTCCACAGGATATCTATCTTCATAATCCCGATGTTCGATGGGACGACATCATCGGCTTGGACGCTGCAAAGAGACTGGTTAAAGAAGCAGTTGTTTACCCGATCAAGGTACAGTAGGAAAAGCTCCTTACTACCAGTTTAATGAACTCCGTGGTAGAGCATGAAAAATCGCTCTACGGAAGGTCATGGATCCCCAGGCGGAGATCCTTGCCAAGAGCCCCTTCGAAAAATACTCAATTTGCTTGGGTTGAAGGTtaagtttccaaagaaactgggTTGCTGAGTCAGTGAGGAAGTGAGACGCGAAAATTTGGTAGCAAACGAGTTGATAGCGTCATGTTACCATCGAAAGAGGATATAGGCTGATATTTcgatcgttagcccttcgtgaTAAGCTTTGATGAAAGGTCAACTCTCCAAATGTCAGCTTTCACATGCCTCGTATGTGGCGGTTTGGTTTCGCGAGTATTCCTGGGATGTTGTTTTGCGAACCTAACAAATCAAATGGGTCAATCAGGAAAGCAAGCGAATGTGCAGCGAGCAGAAAAGGTGGGAAAATGCATGCGAATAAGGGACAGCTGGTTCGGGTTTTCAGCTTCTCACACTCTGATTGGCTCTAAATATGGCGTGAGAAGCTTAAGCCAATGACAAAGCACAACAGTAGAACCATATACCctggtttaaaataaatgcaacggAAAAAGCTTGGCTCTTGAATGGTAACTTTTAAGTTGCATACATTTTATACCAGAGTAGCGTCAAATTGACTCATTGTTGACCTGGTTCCTGCGTGAAGTGGTAATCTACGTTACCTGATGGTTTTCAAACATTCAAGTACCGGCGATTTATTTCCGATACAAAGATTGTGTTTTCCCATGAAAGTGATACCGTGGCTCACCTTTTCAATTGcgtttttactttttcttctttatctTGGTCGTGGAATAACCTCTTAGATTTACAAAAGTTATATTCAACTTTTTCGTTTTTCAGTATCCCCAACTCTTCACCGGCATTTTGTCGCCTTGGAAAGGGCTTCTCCTCTATGGACCACCAGGTATCAATGACACATAACAATTGGTTCTTGGTTAGGATGCCTCTGTCGAATCATGGAAGCACGAGggggttgctaagcacgagagaagcgtAGGAGTCGAACGAGTGCTTAGGAACTTTCAAGTGCGTTCATAACTCGACTTGCGATCGCTAACCACAaaccaattgttttataatATTGAAATcgtacagacatgcatttcaattgCTTCATTTCGTTATTGGCGTGCGTCCTTAAGATTTTGGATCACGCTGTTGACTTGCTTGTCTGAAATTGcgtgactttgctggctatgttataaTTGTCTTTCTTTCCTAACCTCTCGTCAGTCATGTTCGTAAAAGctcgtttttttctttcccaaGATTAGCACAAAAAGGCGAACACAGAGAAGTAATATGAGAGACCcaaaccaacctcgttcccagggtctctcttcttccctttccCTGGAGAGGGGAAGGCAACGAGGTTGGACCTAAAGCCCCAAAACTCGGTCAGACAACATTTTTGTTGGTGAACACTATAAACACACACTTATAGAAACATGTCGGTTTTTGTTAATGCAGATAAAATTTGGcctgctttttgtttttggctgTAAGTTTCTTTGCCGTAGGAAGGGTCCATTAAAATTGGTGTCTTATTGTACGTTGATAATTGAAATCACAGCATAACTACAAGTTGCCAGTTTTACACAAGAAAGTGACTTTCTGGAAATTATTCCTCATCGGTTCTCATTCTTTCATGATCTTAAGTGCTATCTCCAAACCCACGACAGCGATGGTTTAGTTCGTGTGGCTTGCTTTAGTTAGCACTTAAAGCAATCTTTCCTGATGCATTGCGATTCATTTTTAAGGCACAGGCAAGACACTGTTGGCCAAAGCAGTGGCCACTGAATGTAAAACAACGTTCTTTAACATCTCCGCATCATCCATAGTCAGCAAGTGGAGAGGGGATTCGGAAAAACTTGTTCGGGTATGTAGGTTATAATGACTGAGTGAATGCTACAATAGTTGCATTGTGGCAGATACTTTAAATGCCTGTGATGATCAGGTGACCAAAACATTGTTTCTATTTACGAAGACATTGTCCAACATTGACAAGTTAATTTGCGATCCAAGAAGATGACATTAAGCACAAGGAATACTACTaacacaacctcgttcccaaggtcACTCTTCTTCAGAAGACAGACCGTGGGAATGAGTTTGGGTGTAACATAAGTCTCTTTCCTTGTCTCTTCAGTTTGGTCATTAATCAAGTCgcgtttttattatttttaggttttaTTCGAGCTTGCTCGCTTTCATGCACCGTCCACGATATTTTTGGATGAACTAGAGTCCCTGATGAGTCAGAGAGGAATCGGAGGCGGTGGGTAAGTTAGTAATTAAAGTTACACACTGAAGGCGCTTACCTGTTATTTAGAGATGACCGGCAAGGTCTGCCAGTTCCGAAAACAGAGCGTACTGCTTCGGGTATCTTTGGCCCTAACCCTAAGTGCCTCCAGAGCAGGTGTACGTTTCTCGCAaatcccgaaacgtttcggacgcatttcgggtgacataattctctttgtattttcaaaaGGAAGGCGTcgcgaggcacgaaactttgcagttattttaacttatattccctttacaacatttgaaaaagaccagcttcacagaataggCGGCGCGgacttttacgaatggcttttcgggctcgaaaagttTTCGGAAGTTTCCAAAGACAAGCCCCAGGGCCTGTTCACGTGTCCGGAGCACTTGGTTAGGTTCTCAGAAATGTTCAGTTACGTTTGCGAACTGACGAAGCCTGCCGGCCAGTTCTGGTGGTAAGCGACCCGAGACTTCGCATAGCTTAAATGATCTCACAGGTTTGACTGACTGAAATTTTTGTACACGTACCACTCTCATTATAACATTTTTGGTAAGGCCTCAGAGCTAGAAAAAGATCTTTGCCTTGTACGTTTTTGCGTTTTGCCTGAAGCCGTGAAATCTACATCTACATTTATTAAATTGGTAACTGAAAATCCATTACAGACATCACGCCAACTGTTAAAAGAAGCAATCAAAAAATATGCACAATGCTTTGATAAAATTAACAAGGAAACCTGAATAAAATTAACACGAAACAAAATATTGCATATATAAAAGTAAGTAAATCGTAAGTTTAGAGTTGAAGTTATAAAAATAAAGAACCTGTAATAATTCTTTGCTAAGTAGGGGAGTAGTTTAGAGTTAAATACTGCCAAAGAATTTGGCTCAACTATTTCCGCGGGTAGTTTATTTCATAGTCTTATGATCGTTTggaaaaacgaataaaaatcaATTTTCTTTGTCGCCTTGTCTTCGTGCCTGCATCTATAGCGGTGCCTGCATCTATAGCGGTGACTTCCCCGAGTTCTAACTTCATAATGAGGTTGGCCATAACTATTtacatcaaaatcaattttatcaCAGCTCATTTTATATAAAAGAGCTAGTCGAGTCATAGTTCTTTTTAATTCCAAGCTCGTCCAACCTAGATTGTGGAGCATTTCAGTAACACTGGCTGGAGGATGATAGTTGTTGGAGCAAAACCGTGTCGCTTCTCTCTGAATCCTCTCACGTAAAGCAATGTGCTTTTGGAGATATGGATTCTAAGTGGCACAGGCATATTCAGGCGTCGGGCGAACTGTGTCAGTTGTCTTAACGTTTTTTTGGACAATTCCAAAAGTTCCTTTTAATCATGCCCAATACTTTACTCACTCTCTCGGAAGCGGATGTAACGTGTTTGGACCACTTCAGATCTTCTTTCAATGATACGCTCAGATAGGAAATACTTTCAACCTGTTCCAGTTTGTTCCAGCTGTTCCAATCTATGCCTTGTATGTATAAGTGTGGCGCGAGTATAAGAGATCGCGTTACGTATATTTTGCTGTGCATACCAAGTAAAGGTGCATCCCTTGTTGAAGTCATGTCTTGTTTTTGATTATGAATTTGCAGAAGCGAGCACGAGGGAAGCAAACGAATGAAGACAgaacttttagtgcaaatggaCGGCTTAGCGCGGTCAGATGATTTAGTGTTCCTCTTAGCCGCCTCAAACCTCCCATGGTACTGAATTGTTTGTATTGTAGATTGTATATTTTTTCCCAAAttattccagtttttgtcgATGAAGTGTATGCGGCTCATACTGTTTCTCTCCTTTCGCTCTGTATATGTTTTCACGTAATCTTTCTAAGACACGTGACATTTTCGATCTGGTATAACCAACTCAATGAACCCAAGCTAAAATGGTTTTTGCATCTGTTAGGTTGTGCACCGATGATGGAGGGGGTTTAAGCAAGGACAGCGTCGCTCCCCGAAAGCGAGATTTTCATGTGACAGTGTAACTTTTTATGCCTGCAATCATTACTGGTTATTCCAAGGCATTTGGCATTTGGCATTTGCGCTCACTTTAAAGTTGGCTTTTGAAAATGTCCAGCTTGAATGGTCGATTATTTTGGGCGAACAAAGGTCTTGCAGTAGACAATGAGAgaatttgttcaatttttttcatagGGAGCTTGATCACGCAATGTTGCGACGATTAGAAAAGCGAATTCTTGTGGATCTGCCGACGTTGCAGGCGAGACAGGCCATGCTTCAGCAATACCTTCCGCCATTACTTCACTCTGGAGGAGGCAGTGTGGAGATTAAAACAGAGATCGACTATGAAAAGCTGGCAGCAGTATGTATTAAGCAGTTGCTACTTCGTATTGCTATAGGATGtctatttttatatatttattagAAACtaatatttttatatattttgcatatttattatatttttttatacaataacaaaatcaatgcacgcgttctgattggtcaatcagctatggtttattgtgccggtaaacccatggaaaaatcgcgcgtcttctgaattattatataaaagcaatagactacaagtttctatggtttataggctgataaaccacttgggatgttggtagaacactcgaagaattcgtaaatcactcgcctgcggctcgtgatttacaaattcttctcgtgttctaccaacatcccgcgtggtttatcagtctataaaccatagaaacttgtggtctattgcttaaatatatttattaGAAACTAACAAactacggatatcagatttACAGCATTTTATGTAATGGCTTGCTGGAAACACTTCATCAGTTCATATACCAGcgtacctaatatggtcaaggaacgcGTCAGCAATAAAGCGAGCTGTCATTTTTGCATCTCTGAGAAAAAAATAGCCGACAAAAGCCGTTTTGGACCGGAATGAAATCAAGATAGAAGAGTTATTGACCCTGGagtttttaatgaaacaattattcttctcggGCTTGCTagatataaaatgattataaccaactcggccctGCGGGCCCCGTTGGTtatctatcacttcatatcAAGCGCGTCCTCTTAGAATAATTGTGAATAAACTCCCAATTACTccaatttttgaaaatgaaggatGATTTTGCCTCCTGTTGATGCCGCGTACGCTTAGATGGCTTGATACCTAAGTTATATCATAGAGCAATTGACAGACAGTGGGGATATCATTTCACCAATCACGAACCCTGTCATTGTCCCGACCCGGTCCAATTACAGCGGTGAAGAGGTACACCGCTGATTTAAGCTTCAGCTGGCCAATGTCTTCTGTAAAGCGCGCGACGCACTCTTCACAACTGAAAACTCAGAACATGAGCTTCTAAAAGATAAAGAGATGCAGCGTTCATTCCTTCGTAGCCTTGCTATTGGCGTGGTCTTACTTCTGGATCTCATCTTTCAACGGTCTCGTGCTTGCTTCTCTTGAAATAATCCTGTAGCActtccagacctctattttTATTTGTCCTTATGACCTGTGGCTCCTATTGCCAAAGGTGTTG
This genomic interval carries:
- the LOC136888449 gene encoding katanin p60 ATPase-containing subunit A-like 2 yields the protein MTQELSYMQLRTANEAREAEEQRLEQRKRTLLILILHCLREEGYVDTANALEREGGVALTKYEVCDNIDLPTVLQEYESYHFVKFNRMPKIIKKKVTSADSRKVLPPKSKSLSLSSRSSSVSLPSINGSSGLDNTQSPSSTKRPSSDGKRKSTSSSTKQKLHQKNSSPPNNSSLTAVSSDLNLAGTSITNTNTRNPPNQVTHGKNVIIDMRAMLNNAIKGDYNAENDPSEKLLKPLGGFAGLTGEWRDLAAVISRDIYLHNPDVRWDDIIGLDAAKRLVKEAVVYPIKYPQLFTGILSPWKGLLLYGPPGTGKTLLAKAVATECKTTFFNISASSIVSKWRGDSEKLVRVLFELARFHAPSTIFLDELESLMSQRGIGGGGSEHEGSKRMKTELLVQMDGLARSDDLVFLLAASNLPWELDHAMLRRLEKRILVDLPTLQARQAMLQQYLPPLLHSGGGSVEIKTEIDYEKLAARTEGYSGSDIRLLCKEAAMRKVRKIFDLLESHHTEDEHGRSTPLPSLVIEPVKTEDVEAALKHTKPSARQLKDKYNDWQREYESV